From a single Candidatus Cetobacterium colombiensis genomic region:
- a CDS encoding flavin reductase family protein codes for MTKELFKGSVVLNPVPAVVITSKNKDGVENAFTVAWTGTICTNPPMLSISIRPERLSYEYIKETMEFTVNLPNTFQVRETDYCGVISGRDVNKIKHLGLTSKPGHHVNSPYLEEFPINIECKVKQIIPLGTHDLFLAEVVGSHINKNIIDEKGKIHFEWANLINYCHGEYFPMTKKPIGQFGFSVAKNPLLIEKYKHIKSYVEYKDEKNNRKPKKKVKVKSKKKK; via the coding sequence ACATCTAAGAATAAGGATGGGGTTGAAAATGCATTTACTGTTGCTTGGACAGGTACAATTTGTACAAATCCACCAATGTTATCTATATCTATCAGACCAGAAAGATTATCTTATGAATATATAAAAGAAACTATGGAATTTACTGTGAATTTACCAAACACTTTCCAAGTTAGAGAAACTGACTATTGTGGAGTAATTTCAGGAAGAGATGTAAATAAAATTAAACATCTTGGTTTAACTTCTAAGCCTGGACATCATGTTAATTCACCTTATCTAGAGGAATTTCCAATTAATATTGAATGTAAAGTTAAACAAATTATCCCATTAGGAACTCATGACTTATTTTTAGCAGAAGTTGTTGGATCACATATCAATAAAAATATCATTGATGAAAAAGGAAAGATACATTTTGAGTGGGCGAATCTGATTAATTATTGTCACGGAGAATACTTCCCTATGACAAAAAAACCAATTGGACAATTTGGATTTTCTGTAGCAAAAAATCCTCTATTAATAGAAAAATATAAGCACATAAAATCTTATGTTGAATATAAAGATGAAAAGAATAATAGAAAACCTAAAAAAAAGGTAAAAGTAAAAAGTAAAAAGAAAAAATAA